The nucleotide sequence GGGTAGAGGAGACTAAATGACTTAACCCCTGAATCATCCGCATTAAATCTCGCCGGAATTGGGGATCGCCGGTTAACTGATCTAGATCTGAAGTAATTTTTTGAATATTCTCAAAAGAAGAACGAGCAGAATCTAACAGTTGTTGAAGCAACACTATTGTACTAGGGTCATTTAAATTAGTCGAAAAATTGCGTAAATTTAAAGTTAACTCAGCCGCATTAGCCGAGATGGTTTCTAAGTTTTTGATTAATTGTCCCTGATTAACTTCTTTTAATACAGGGTCTAAACTTTTTACCGTCGCTTGCATTTGCTCACTGGTTCGTCTAATACTCGCTAAAGTATCGGCAATTTGGTCTTGATTCATCGCCAAAAAAATACGCAGTTGCTCGGTTACCCCCCCCACAGAGACTAACGTCGAGTTCAATTTATTAATGGTATTACTGTTTTTGACATCTTGCAGTAAATCTGAGGCTTCATTACTGAGAATGCTCAGTTGCTCGGCGGCTTTTCCAGTGGAGGTTAAGGTGGAATTTAATTGCTTAAGCGAGCCACTTGCTCTGAGTTCATTCACCGCTTGTCCGGTGGCTTCTAATGTGCTACTTAAATTATCAATTGCCCCACTTCGTCTCAGTTGATTAACGGCTTCTCCAGTGGTTCTCAAAGTGGAGTTTAAATTGGGAATTGTGTTAGTTTTTATCGCCTGATTCATTAATTGAGAAGCGTTGCCGCTCAAAGAACTGATATTATCTAAAGCTCTCGATGTTTTCGCCGCAATCGAACGGATAGCACTGGTAACTTCCGGATTACTGATCATATCCGAAATTCTCACCAAAGAACGAATCAAAGCATTAACGTCTAGTTTACCCTGCCCCGAAAGACGTGAGCCATTACAAATAATGATGTCAGGATTACAATCTTTATCTAGGGGGTTAGCTTCAATTTTTCCAGGAAGTTCTTGAAGAGGAGTAATATCAATAGAAGTTTCACCCACTAAACCCGATTGAGTCGCTTCAATAAGAGAATTGCTAGGAATCAACAGACTAGGCGGCGAAATTTCCACCTGTATCGCTACCCCAGTAGGTTCAGGAGTAACATTCAGCACCTGACCCACTCTCACACCTCGATAGGAAACTCTTGTACCTGTGGTCATGCCGCCAGCATTGGGAAATAGAAAAGTAGCTCGATAGCTGCGACCCCCAAAACTAAAATTAGAAACCCAAAGCACTAACCAACCCAAAAGCCCTAAAGAAACCAGAATCGTCAGTCCCACTGCACTCTGTATTTTAGAGGACCTTCGACGTGCGTCACCACTTCCGCCTGTTTGCATTACTCACTCCTGCTTCTGATGGGTTTATTGGATAGGCCCTTCGATGCTACCAGTGAAAAATTGTTTCAATAACGGGAGATTTGATTGATAAGCTTGTGGCATCGGCCCGTCCCACTGTATTTTACCTTGATAAATAAAGACGATGCGCTCTGCTGTGCGCTTAATGGTACTGTCTTGGTGGGTGACTATCAGGTAAGCACTACAAGCTTGTTGTACCTTTAGTAAATCTCGAATTAAATTCTCAATGCGGGTTGAGGCAACCGGATCTAGTCCTGCGGTAGGCTCATCATATAAGAGAATATTGCCCTGATTATTGGGTTGTTGCGGGTCCGTTAGAATGGCTCTAGCTAGACTAATTCGTTTTCGCATTCCCCCTGAAAGTTCCGCCGGATAACGATCACCGGTACCGGGTAATCCCACTAACTCCAATTTCTGATTGACTAAAGCTTTAATCTCTTCTGCCGGGAGTTTTGAGTGACGATACAGAGAAAACCCGACATTTTCATCCACCGTTAAAGAGTCAAATAAGGCTGACTGCTGAAAAACCATGCCAACTCCCATAGAAGTCCCCCCCTCTTCAAGGGTTCCCTCTCGTCGCTGTCCGTGAATATAGACTTCTCCGGCATCTGGTTGCAGCAATCCCGCAATTACCCGCAAAATCGTCGATTTACCTGTGCCAGATGGCCCTATGACCCCAACCGCTTCACCTGAATAAATTTGTAAGTCTACATGATCTAAAATAACCTTCTGACCAAAGGATTTACAAACTCCTTTAAGCTCAATGAGTGGTTCGGGCATATTTATTGATTAAAAAATCACGTTGTTCACATTTTACCGATTAAAGATATTCTCTGAAAAGAATTACTATTTCTCTAAAATGAGAATGATGTAAAGCTTTTGTCATAAAAATTTAAAATTTCCCGGGTCAATGGCTCTCAATCTCGCAGAAGTTATTAATTTTTGTAAAAAAATGTAGCAATAAGTATCAAGTTCTGGCTTGATCTTAATACTGAGGCAACTTATGCCCCCAATGATGCAAGCAAGGAAAATCAACTCGGCACTAATGTCCAAGTTTGTCTAAGTTTCCTACAGCCGCTTGAAAAAATCGCCGCACTCTTAGGCGGTGAGTATGTCAAAATATTGGTTAGTTTAAGCTTTACCGTCTATTTCAAGGCAGTAAGCAGAAATTAATTGTCTGTGGTTGCAACTTATTCTCTCGGAGTCATTATCAATGCTAAAAAAAATTTTTGGTGGAAAAAAATCTGATTATTATTTAGAATTAAAAGAAGACGCATCTCCAGCTAAACCTGAAGTGTCTGCTGAACCATCAGCACAAGAGTCGCCCTCAGCACCAGCCGAAACCCCTGCTGTGGAAGAAAAGCCGGCTGAACCTGTCGCGAAATCAGCAAAGAGCAAAAAAACTTCTGTTAAAAGCAAAAAAGCGGCTGCCCCCAAAGAAAAAGCCCCTGAAACAGCCAGTGAATCAGTGCCCTTAGTAACGTCTTTTCCTGTCTCGGCGGCAACATCGAGCCAAAATGGAAAAGCTGAACCTCAAGAAGTAGCTTTTGCCAGCAAATATTTACTGACTCCTACTCTGGGTCGTCGTCTTCCAGGACCCAGTTTAAATACTTTTAAGAGTATGGCTCGTCAAGTGAAAAAACCCAGAGGCTAAAAAGTTTAAATCATTAGAAAAATTATAGGTTTTAGGGATTAAAAAGTAGATTCAAACTACACCCTAAAACCTATGAGCGTTTAAGATATCACTTGAAAACCGGCATAAGATTCAGGTTCACCCATTTCGACAGTAACATCAGAAACGATAGCGGCAACGGGCCCCTGGTGACATAATTGGATCATCTGTTCAACCTGTTCGGTGGACCCTTGAAAAACCGCTTCTACTCGTCCATCAGGCTTATTTCTGACCCAACCCTTGAGGCCCAACGCTTTGGCCGTTTGTACGGTCCAATAGCGATAACCGACTCCCTGAACCTTTCCAGAAATTAAAACAGAAGCTCGAGAGGATTTCATGATTCAAAAGCCCAACTTTTCTAAAACCGGCTTAGTAGAAACCACATGACGCTCTAATCCTAATTCTGAAGGATCAACCCCCACAGCTAAAGCCACCAATTGAGGTAAATGCAGCACCGGTAACCCTAAATCTTTTCCGACTACTTTAGCCACTTCAGGTTGACGAGAATCCAAATTGAGATGGCATAAAGGACAAGGAGTCACTAAACAATCAGCCCCCGCCTCAATGGCTTCACTAATATGTTTACCAGCCATTTGAAAAGATTCCGGCGTAGAATAGCTAGACAACGGCCAGCCGCAACATTGAGTCCGTCCTCGATAATAAATCGGATTAGCCCCCACCGTGCGAAAAACATTTTCCATCGCTTCCGGTTGGAAAACATTATCGTAAGGTAAAAAAGATTGTCCCCGCAACAAATAACAACCATAAAAAGCCGCACAATTTAAGCCGCTTAAAGAACGGGTGACACGTTGAGCCAAAGATTCTAAGCCAAAATCAGTTACTAGAGCATATAAAAGATGTTTAACCTCTGTGGTACCTTGATAAGGCGAACAACTTTCTTTTTTTAAAAAATTATTGACTTGTTCTAGATAAGCTGGATCTTGTTCAATAGCCTCTTTAAGACGTTCATCCACATGGCCAATTACTCCCTGACAAGTGCTGCAATGAGTCAGTAGAGGAAGATTAAGAGATTCAGCTAAAGCAATGTTGCGAGCATTAACCGTATCTTCTAGTAATTGAGAATCTTCTTTATAAGTTCCCGAACCGCAGCAAGCAGCTTTTTTCAGTTCTATCAACTCAATTCCCAAAGCTTGGGTTAAAGCAGCAGTAGATAGATAAAGCTCTCGACAAGCCCCTTGGGCTACACAGCCGGGAAAATAAGCGTATCGAAGCATTGGATTTTAACTAGGAGCGAAACGTATTAGTCCTGATCTCTATTATCACAAAGGCTGATCACGGTTTGGGCAACCTTAAGGAATTCTTGACACTTGACGACTCCGAGGGGAGCGCTCTTAAGCTAAGACGCATTTAAATTTAACCCCCATTCCGCTTGCTCTAATCAATTTCCATGCCGCTTACAGTTAAAGCAGCCGCATTTTTTCAGACAACTACAGTAATAAAATCCTCGCTAGTAATTGAACTTGAATTAACATTCAGCACAGTGCCTAAAGCTTCGCTACCATTCTCAATTAAAGTGCCAGAGCTTGTGTCTGTAAGGGTTAAATCCTCAAAGGCTAATCCAGCTAATCCAAACTTATCAAAACCTACTTGAAAATCTTGAATCGTATCATTTCCATTCCCCGAACGCAACACAAAAATATCATTATCTAATCCTCCTTGCAGGAAATCATCCCCTTCTCCACCAAAAAGTAAATCCTCGCCGCTATTGCCAATAATTTGGTTAACTAAATTATTGCCCGTTAAACTATCGGCTTGAGTGGTTCCTGTAATATTGACAAAATTTTGGACAGTAAAAGAGAGCGACCCTAGGGTGGGAAGTCCATTAACGATTAAACTATTAGCGGCTAGATTAACGTCTAAAAAGGTAGTGGGACTAATGCCATTAGAAGCATCAATGGTATTGGCTTGTCCCACCGCACCAATAATCGTTTCGATGTTGGAAATGCTATCGATGCCACCAGCAGACCCTTTATTAATAGAACCCGCCCGTAACAGAGTAATGGCTTCAGTAAAGCTACTGTAATCTAGAGTATCAATTCCCGCTCCACCTTCAAGAGTATCATTGCCGCTAGAGCCGACAAAAGTATCATCCCCTTCGTTGCCATCAATCAAGTTAGCCGCTTCATTGCCAATAATACTATCGGTTTGAGTGGTTCCTGTAACATTGACAAAATTTTGGACAGTAAAAGAGAGCGCCCCTAGGGTAGGAAGTCCATTAACGATTAAACTATTAGTGGCTAGATTAACGTCTAAAAAGGTAGTGGGACTAATGCCATTAGAAGCATCAATGGTATTGGCTTGTTCCACCGCACCAATAATCGTTTCGATGTTGGAAATGCTATCGATGCCACCAGCAGACCCTTTATTAATAGAACCCGCCCGTAACAGAGTAATGGCTTCAGTAAAGCTACTGTAATCTAGAGTATCAATTCCCGCTCCACCATCAAGGGTATCATTGCCGCTAGAGCCGACAAAAGTATCATCCCCTTCGTTGCCAGAGAGTTGATTATCAGCTTGATCGCCGCTAATAATATCGTCTTGGGCAGTACCAATAACATTAACAAAGTTTTCTACTTTAAAGGATGATGAAAATGAAAGTCCATCAACCACAAGATTTTGATTGGCTAAGTCCGCATTAATTGAAGTGCTTCCTGTGGCAGAAGAAGCATCTATCAAGTTATTTTGACCCACTGAACCAATAATTTTTTCGACATTAATCAGTTGGTCAGTTCCCGCCCCTTGTTTATTAACAATTCCTGTAGGAAGAAGGGTAATTGCTTCAGGAATGGTACTATAATAGGCTATGTCAAAATCTGTGCCCCCATCTAAAATATCATTACCAAAACCAGCAAAAAGTCGATCATTTCCATCTTCTCCCTTTAAAGTATCATCGCCAGCAAGAATTACACTTGATGAGATTTCGATAATACCCCGATATGCAAATTCAGTAGGGGCATCATTCCATTGTCCAGGATTAATATAATTTATTGCTGCATAGTCTTCATTTCCACCAAAATTATCAGGCTGTTCAGAAAACCAATTGGTATAAGTAACCGCTTCCCCACTAATCCACGTAAAATTCCCTTCCTCATTTTGATCGGTGAAACCAATCCATAAGGGTTCTTCATTGCCAAAGGTATCACTCAGGAATTGATTTTCAGCCGCATCATTAATGGTTACTAAATTTCCCCCTAAATTCTCGGCTTGATTTTGAGCCTCTTGCCAAAAAGAAAAATTACTTAGAAGGTAGTATTTGCCTTGATAAAAAGCCGCTTCACCATAAAGCTCATCATTTCCCGCTCCACCATTGATTAGGTCATTTCCCCCTAAACCATTTAAAGTATCATCGCCAGCATTAATTACACTTGATGAGATTTCGATAATACCCCGAGATATAATTTCATTAAAGGTATCATTCCATGCTCCAGTATTCCCATAATTTATTCCTACATAGTTTTCATTTCCACCAAAATTATTAGGTTCTCCGGGAAACCAATTGGTATAAGTAACCGCTTCCCCACTAATCCACGTAAAATTCCCTTCCTCATTTTGATCGGTTAAACCAATCCATAAGGGTTCTTCATTGCCAAAGGTATCACTCAGGAATTGATTTTCAGCCGCATCATTAATGGTTACTAAATTTCCCCCTAAATTCTCGGCTTGATTTTGAGCCTCTTGCCAAAAAGAAAAATTACTTAGAAGGTAGTATTTGTCTTGATAGAAAACCGCTTCACCATAAATATTATCATTCTCATCCCCACCATTAATTAGATCATCTCCCCCTAAACCATAAACAATATCATCTCCTTCTAGACTCTGAATCGCATCATTACTTGCTGTTCCTTGAATGATATCTCTAGAGCCAGTTCCTAATAGATCTGCCATAGTTTTTATGTTTTTATTATTGTTTAAGCTTTCTCTTAGAATCATAATTTGACGTTTTTTTTTTGTCAATAAAATTACAGAATTAAAATTTAATAATTTTAGAAAATATTTAATCATAAAATAATAGAATAAAAAGCAAATCATTCTAAAGACTTGTTTTAGTCAAGACCTTAAAAACTAACAAGAACTAAGTATAATTGCGCTATAGCTCTCAAGCAAGCGATTGGGCTGATATAGGCATATTCAGGCAGATTGAAGCGAAAAAATGGTCAAATTAAGGGAATGTTACCCAACAATTCGCGCGTCAAAGGAAAAAAATTGAAATGGACTGGGGGAGAATGCGAGTTCCGCACAGTCTGCCGGCTATGGGTGGCTTAGGGAGCCTCGCCAGATAATTGTCCCAGAATAGCCCTTACTACTGGTGTTCCACCAATAGCTGATCCAAAGGTTGAGAGTTAATTCATCAAATCGTGCCCCCTTTCCGATATGATCAAGAATGCTGACAAAACAAATCATCAAACAGTAGTCCTAGGAAGTGGTAATCCCCGCCCCGCTTCCTCCTCGTGCTGTGTGTAGCATGGGGTATTTAGCGGTATAATGACAAATATAATGAACGAAGAAATTTTTGAAAAAGTCAAAAAAATCGTTGTCGATCAACTCGACGTAGAGCCAGAGGCTGTAACTCCTGATGCGAGTTTCGCTAATGATCTAAACGCTGACTCTCTAGACACAGTAGAACTGGTTATGGCTTTAGAAGAAGAATTTGAAATAGAAATTCCTGATGAAGAAGCTGAAAAACTAGATACCGTAGGTAAAGCCGTAGCGCACATCAGCGAAAAAAAAAAGTAGAAGCAACAGTGCGGAACGAGTTCCGCACCCCAGCCTAAGTGTTATATAAAAAAAAGCCCACTCGGTGAATTCTACTCCAGGTGCCAAAAACTAGCTCTCGAGTTTCCTGTGGGAAAAAATATCCTAGACAGTGAAACTGAGCATCAAAAAAAATTTTGTATCTCCTACCGAATTTTGGGCAAATTCAGCCGTTAATCAATTGAGAATCATGGGAAACTTGGAACTGAAACGTGTCGTCGTAACGGGGCTAGGTGCTATCACCCCGATCGGAAACAACTTGCAGGAATACTGGGAAGCATTGCTCAGTGGACGCAATGGGATTGGAAACATTACCTTGTTTGATACATCCCTACAAGCCTGTAAGATAGCCGGGGAAGTAAAAGGATTTGATCCCCATGACTACCTCGAACGTAAAGAAGCAAAACGAATGGAGCGCTTTGCTCAGTTTGCCGTATGTGCCAGTAAACAAGCCGTCTCGGATGCTCAACTGGTGATTAATGACCTGAATGCCGAACAGGTAGGAGTCATTATTGGCACAGGAATCGGGGGAATCAATTTCATCGAAGAGCAAAACGAGATACTTTTAACTAAAGGTCCTTCTCGATGCAGTCCTTTTACCATACCGATGATCATCGCCAATATGGGAGCCGGGTTAACAGCAATTCATACCGGAGCCAAAGGGCCAAATAGTTGTACAGTAACCGCTTGTGCGGCCGGCTCCAATGCGATCGGAGATGGTTTTCGCCTCATTCAACGAGGCTATGCTAAAGCCGTAATTTGTGGCGGCACAGAAGCGGCAATTACCCCACTCTCAGTGGCCGGTTTTGCCTCAGCCAAAGCTTTATCATTCCGCAATGACGATCCAACTCATGCGAGTCGTCCCTTTGATAAGGACCGTGATGGCTTTGTCATGGGAGAAGGAGCCGGAATTTTGATCCTAGAAGAACTTGAACAGGCCTTAGAACGAGGAGCAAAAATTTATGCCGAAATTATCGGCTACGGAATGACCTGCGATGCTTATCACATGACGGCCCCGGTTCCCGATGGACAAGGAGCAACCCGAGCAATAGAATTAGCCCTAAAAGATGCGGGTCTGCAACCCGAACAAATTAGTTATATTAATGCTCACGGTACCAGTACCCACGCCAACGATGTTACCGAAACTAAAGCCATTAAAAAAGCTTTAGGGCAGAGTGCTTACTCGATCCCAGTCAGTTCAACTAAGTCCATGACCGGTCATTTATTAGGCGGCTCTGGGGGAATAGAAGCTGTCGCTACAGTAATGGCGATCGCGGAAGATAAAATACCGCCAACGATTAATCTAGTCAATCCTGACCCAGAATGTGACCTAGATTATGTACCAGGTCAGAGCCGCTCCCATAAAGTCGAAGTAGCTCTGTCTAACTCCTTTGGGTTTGGAGGACACAATATTACCCTAGCTTTTAAAAAATATACCTAGCTCAAAAAACAAATTTAAAATATGTTCATCGAGGTCAAAAAACTTTCCATTGCTACCTAACAATGAGATGATGTAATTGGCCGATTCGGTGTTCATCGCAGCAGCACGCTTGGTAAAGCCAACTAAAATGTAGTTTTATGCTAGTCCACATTTAGAGAAGTTATGGTCGTTGCTACCCAGTCATTAGAACAACTTTGTATTAATTCCATTCGCTTTTTGGCTATCGATGCCGTACAAAAAGCCAATTCAGGACACCCAGGGCTGCCAATGGGAGCCGCTCCGATGGCCTTTGTCCTTTGGGATCAGTTTATGCGGTACAACCCCAAAAATCCCAAATGGTTAAACCGCGATCGCTTTGTTCTCTCTGCTGGACATGGCTGTATGCTCCAGTACGCTCTGCTCTATCTAACGGGTTATGATAGCGTATCTATAGAGGATATCAAGCAATTTCGTCAGTGGGAATCGAAAACCCCAGGACATCCCGAAAATTTCATGACCGATGGGGTAGAAGTGACCACCGGTCCCCTCGGACAAGGAATTGCTAATGGCGTAGGATTAGCTCTAGCAGAAGCTCATCTGGCCGCAGTATTCAATAAACCAGATGCTAAAATTATTGACCACTATACCTATGTGATCTTAGGGGACGGCTGTAACATGGAGGGCATCTCCGGAGAAGCTTGTTCCTTAGCAGGACATTGGGGCTTGGGTAAGCTAATTGCTCTGTATGATGATAACCACATCTCCATTGATGGTCATACAGATATCTCTTTTACAGAAGATGTGGGTAAACGCTACGAGGCTTATGGCTGGCACGTTCAACACGTTCCGGGTGGGAATACCGATTTAGACGCGATCGCAAAAGCTATAGAAGCGGCTAAAGCTGTAACAGACAAGCCTTCTTTAATTAAAGTCACCACCACCATTGGTTACGGTTCCCCCAATAAAGCAGACACTCACGATGTTCACGGTTCTCCTTTAGGAAACGACGAAATCAAAGCCACTCGGGAAAACCTCGGTTGGGAATACGGTCCCTTTGAAGTTCCTGAAGATGCTCTTAAGCGCTTCCGTAAAGCGGTTGACCGGGGGGCACAATATGAACAAGAGTGGAATAACTTATTTTCTGAGTATAAATCTAAATACCCAGAAGAAGCCGCTCTCCTAGAACGGATGGTCAGTGGTAAATTGCCCGAGGGATGGGAAAAAGCCCTGCCGGTTTATGCCCCCGGCAGCAAAGCCGATGCAACCCGTAACCAGTCCGGAGCAACTCTCAATGCTATTGCTACCGTATTACCGGAATTAATCGGCGGTTCGGCTGACTTAGCACCCTCTAATAAAACCCTGCTCAAGTGTTCTAAAGACTTCCAAAAAGGAAAGTATGAAAACCGTAACATTCGTTTTGGGGTGCGTGAGCATGGAATGGGCGCGATCTGTAATGGTATTGCCCTTCATGGTTCGGGTTTAATTCCTTATGGCGCGACTTTCTTAGTCTTTACTGATTATATGCGGAATTCCATCCGTTTATCAGCTTTATCAAAAGCGGGTGTGATTTGGGTAATGACTCATGATTCGATCGCATTAGGGGAAGATGGACCCACTCACCAACCGGTTGAACATATTGCCTCTCTGCGGCTGATTCCCGATTTACTGGTAATGCGTCCGGCGGATGGTAATGAAACCTCTGGGGCTTATAAGGTAGCGGTAGACAACCGTGATCGTCCGACTTTATTGGCTCTATCTCGCCAAAATCTCCCAATTTTAGAGAGTAGCTCCATTGAGAATACAGCCAAGGGTGCTTATATTCTCAGTGACAGTGACGGAACACCCGATATTATCTTAATTGGGACGGGTGGTGAAGTTCCTCTGTGTGTAGAAGCGGCTAAAGTTCTACGCGGCGAAGGTAAGAAGGTTCGCGTTGTTTCTATGCCCTGTTGGGAGCTATTTGAAGAACAAGACGCGGCTTATAAAGAGTCTGTATTACCCAAAGCCGTTAAAAAACGTGTAGCGGTTGAAGCGGGTGTGACTGCTGGTTGGTGTCGTTACACCACTGATGAAGGCGTTGCTATTGGGATTGATACTTTCGGTGCTTCTGCTCCCGGTGAAGTGGCTTTAGAAAAATTTGGTTTTACGGTTGATAATGTCGTTGCCAAAGCTAAAGAATTATTGGGATAAGTTTTACTCCTTAATAATTAATGGTTAATAAGTCCTCTGTTAAAGGGGGCTTTTTTATTTGTCGTTACCCGAAAACCCACAATTAAAAACAACAATTTTATGTCCGAAGTGAGTTCTATATTCTTATCCGAGTGCCCAACACCCTGAAGGGTGCGGGCCAACCGAACGAAGCCCGCCTACGCGGGCTATATTAAAAATGATGTTCTTTGTTTGTACCATTTTGCCTTGATCATGCAAATTAATTTTTCTCTAACTCCCCCCTTATTAAGGAGGGTTGGGAGGGAGCAATTAGATCTTGATGTTCTCTTTGAATCTCAATTAAAATTGAATTCTCTTTTCCATCTAACTTGACCGTAAACTGACTAATAGTAGGGTCTAGGCTGATTAATAAGATTAGAGCTAAGATGAGGGTTACTCCTAAGAAGGTTTTGTTCATAATCCATTTCTTCATGATTTCAATTCCTTGTTTCATGTAGAGATTAAATTTTTTCTATATTTTTATGGTGACGTATTTTTTTTAAAATTGTAGTTATTTAAAGTATAAATTTTGGTGTAAATTGGTGTAATTAAAGTATTAAATAAACTGAGTATAATCAAAGTTTAAATAAAGTGTAACCGAAGTGTAATTAAAGTTTATTGGCTCAATTATTTAG is from Gloeothece verrucosa PCC 7822 and encodes:
- the tkt gene encoding transketolase produces the protein MVVATQSLEQLCINSIRFLAIDAVQKANSGHPGLPMGAAPMAFVLWDQFMRYNPKNPKWLNRDRFVLSAGHGCMLQYALLYLTGYDSVSIEDIKQFRQWESKTPGHPENFMTDGVEVTTGPLGQGIANGVGLALAEAHLAAVFNKPDAKIIDHYTYVILGDGCNMEGISGEACSLAGHWGLGKLIALYDDNHISIDGHTDISFTEDVGKRYEAYGWHVQHVPGGNTDLDAIAKAIEAAKAVTDKPSLIKVTTTIGYGSPNKADTHDVHGSPLGNDEIKATRENLGWEYGPFEVPEDALKRFRKAVDRGAQYEQEWNNLFSEYKSKYPEEAALLERMVSGKLPEGWEKALPVYAPGSKADATRNQSGATLNAIATVLPELIGGSADLAPSNKTLLKCSKDFQKGKYENRNIRFGVREHGMGAICNGIALHGSGLIPYGATFLVFTDYMRNSIRLSALSKAGVIWVMTHDSIALGEDGPTHQPVEHIASLRLIPDLLVMRPADGNETSGAYKVAVDNRDRPTLLALSRQNLPILESSSIENTAKGAYILSDSDGTPDIILIGTGGEVPLCVEAAKVLRGEGKKVRVVSMPCWELFEEQDAAYKESVLPKAVKKRVAVEAGVTAGWCRYTTDEGVAIGIDTFGASAPGEVALEKFGFTVDNVVAKAKELLG
- the fabF gene encoding beta-ketoacyl-ACP synthase II — encoded protein: MGNLELKRVVVTGLGAITPIGNNLQEYWEALLSGRNGIGNITLFDTSLQACKIAGEVKGFDPHDYLERKEAKRMERFAQFAVCASKQAVSDAQLVINDLNAEQVGVIIGTGIGGINFIEEQNEILLTKGPSRCSPFTIPMIIANMGAGLTAIHTGAKGPNSCTVTACAAGSNAIGDGFRLIQRGYAKAVICGGTEAAITPLSVAGFASAKALSFRNDDPTHASRPFDKDRDGFVMGEGAGILILEELEQALERGAKIYAEIIGYGMTCDAYHMTAPVPDGQGATRAIELALKDAGLQPEQISYINAHGTSTHANDVTETKAIKKALGQSAYSIPVSSTKSMTGHLLGGSGGIEAVATVMAIAEDKIPPTINLVNPDPECDLDYVPGQSRSHKVEVALSNSFGFGGHNITLAFKKYT
- a CDS encoding ABC transporter ATP-binding protein, with protein sequence MPEPLIELKGVCKSFGQKVILDHVDLQIYSGEAVGVIGPSGTGKSTILRVIAGLLQPDAGEVYIHGQRREGTLEEGGTSMGVGMVFQQSALFDSLTVDENVGFSLYRHSKLPAEEIKALVNQKLELVGLPGTGDRYPAELSGGMRKRISLARAILTDPQQPNNQGNILLYDEPTAGLDPVASTRIENLIRDLLKVQQACSAYLIVTHQDSTIKRTAERIVFIYQGKIQWDGPMPQAYQSNLPLLKQFFTGSIEGPIQ
- a CDS encoding CoB--CoM heterodisulfide reductase iron-sulfur subunit B family protein, with protein sequence MLRYAYFPGCVAQGACRELYLSTAALTQALGIELIELKKAACCGSGTYKEDSQLLEDTVNARNIALAESLNLPLLTHCSTCQGVIGHVDERLKEAIEQDPAYLEQVNNFLKKESCSPYQGTTEVKHLLYALVTDFGLESLAQRVTRSLSGLNCAAFYGCYLLRGQSFLPYDNVFQPEAMENVFRTVGANPIYYRGRTQCCGWPLSSYSTPESFQMAGKHISEAIEAGADCLVTPCPLCHLNLDSRQPEVAKVVGKDLGLPVLHLPQLVALAVGVDPSELGLERHVVSTKPVLEKLGF
- a CDS encoding acylphosphatase; its protein translation is MKSSRASVLISGKVQGVGYRYWTVQTAKALGLKGWVRNKPDGRVEAVFQGSTEQVEQMIQLCHQGPVAAIVSDVTVEMGEPESYAGFQVIS
- the acpP gene encoding acyl carrier protein; this encodes MNEEIFEKVKKIVVDQLDVEPEAVTPDASFANDLNADSLDTVELVMALEEEFEIEIPDEEAEKLDTVGKAVAHISEKKK
- a CDS encoding MlaD family protein; this encodes MQTGGSGDARRRSSKIQSAVGLTILVSLGLLGWLVLWVSNFSFGGRSYRATFLFPNAGGMTTGTRVSYRGVRVGQVLNVTPEPTGVAIQVEISPPSLLIPSNSLIEATQSGLVGETSIDITPLQELPGKIEANPLDKDCNPDIIICNGSRLSGQGKLDVNALIRSLVRISDMISNPEVTSAIRSIAAKTSRALDNISSLSGNASQLMNQAIKTNTIPNLNSTLRTTGEAVNQLRRSGAIDNLSSTLEATGQAVNELRASGSLKQLNSTLTSTGKAAEQLSILSNEASDLLQDVKNSNTINKLNSTLVSVGGVTEQLRIFLAMNQDQIADTLASIRRTSEQMQATVKSLDPVLKEVNQGQLIKNLETISANAAELTLNLRNFSTNLNDPSTIVLLQQLLDSARSSFENIQKITSDLDQLTGDPQFRRDLMRMIQGLSHLVSSTQDLQQQVQYSQVLNQVAVEMAQKEFQNKKAPPVENKPVSPTSK
- a CDS encoding lectin-like protein, with amino-acid sequence MADLLGTGSRDIIQGTASNDAIQSLEGDDIVYGLGGDDLINGGDENDNIYGEAVFYQDKYYLLSNFSFWQEAQNQAENLGGNLVTINDAAENQFLSDTFGNEEPLWIGLTDQNEEGNFTWISGEAVTYTNWFPGEPNNFGGNENYVGINYGNTGAWNDTFNEIISRGIIEISSSVINAGDDTLNGLGGNDLINGGAGNDELYGEAAFYQGKYYLLSNFSFWQEAQNQAENLGGNLVTINDAAENQFLSDTFGNEEPLWIGFTDQNEEGNFTWISGEAVTYTNWFSEQPDNFGGNEDYAAINYINPGQWNDAPTEFAYRGIIEISSSVILAGDDTLKGEDGNDRLFAGFGNDILDGGTDFDIAYYSTIPEAITLLPTGIVNKQGAGTDQLINVEKIIGSVGQNNLIDASSATGSTSINADLANQNLVVDGLSFSSSFKVENFVNVIGTAQDDIISGDQADNQLSGNEGDDTFVGSSGNDTLDGGAGIDTLDYSSFTEAITLLRAGSINKGSAGGIDSISNIETIIGAVEQANTIDASNGISPTTFLDVNLATNSLIVNGLPTLGALSFTVQNFVNVTGTTQTDSIIGNEAANLIDGNEGDDTFVGSSGNDTLEGGAGIDTLDYSSFTEAITLLRAGSINKGSAGGIDSISNIETIIGAVGQANTIDASNGISPTTFLDVNLAANSLIVNGLPTLGSLSFTVQNFVNITGTTQADSLTGNNLVNQIIGNSGEDLLFGGEGDDFLQGGLDNDIFVLRSGNGNDTIQDFQVGFDKFGLAGLAFEDLTLTDTSSGTLIENGSEALGTVLNVNSSSITSEDFITVVV